The DNA region TAACACATAAATTGTGAAAGACGATTATAAGTATACAACTGAAGACTTTCCCTCTTTGCTAGTACTTCTCTCTCTTTCTCAGTTTCAAAAAACATTCTTCAGCAAAATGGCTATGAAGAAATATGTAATTCTCTCAATTTTTCTACTCAATCTCATTTTCTTCAGAACTGCTTTATCTTTAGATAGCGAAGAAGAAGATCTAAGTTTTCTCGAAGAAGAAGACCATTCTGCTACTCATTCAGATTTCGACCAGCACGAGCACGATTACGAGAACTACCAAGATCTCGAGGACGATGAGTCTTCCGATCACGGATACGACGACAACTCGTACGAGCCACCAGCAGTAGATGAGAAGGATGTTGCTGTACTGAAAGAAGGGAATTTCAGTGATTTTGTAGCAAAGAATAAGTATGTTATGGTTGAGTTCTACGCCCCGTGGTGTGGTCATTGTCAGGTAGGGGGTGTCAAATGAACTCACTTAATACCTAAGTCAAACAATTTAGGAAAAGTGTAATGAAGTCGTAGTCAAAGAACCACATCATAGTACAAATAgtaatagattcacataaattataGATGGATGATAAGTTTTTAGTACCTAACAAAACTGTTTTCTTTctttagtgtatatatatatatatatatatatatatatatatatatatatataaaatcaacCCAAACTTGGGCGGGTTGGGTGAATCACGTTTTCTTGGGCTGATTTTGCCACTCCTATTACTGTCAGGCACTTGCACCGGAGTATGCTGCCGCGGCGACTGAGTTGAAAGAGGAGAATGTGATGCTTGCTAAAGTTGATGCTACTGAGGAAGCTGAGGTGGCACAAAAGTATGATGTGCAAGGGTATCCGACCGTTTTCTTCTTCATTGATGGTGTTCATAAGCCATACAATGGTGAAAGGAATAAGTAAGTTTTCTTTCTAACTCGATTCTATCTTAGGGttcgtttggacatgatttcagtGATTGAAATCAGATTGATTTGAAGTTAACattttgtttggacatgcaatttggatttcttatgTTGTATTTTTTCACATAAACATAAAACCCACAATTTGTGTTAGATATCAAAACTTCCCCAATCTTGTATTATCTTACAATATCCTAaggcgccacatttataaattgCATTTCTTCATGTTCCTTTTATAAATAAATGCTTGCTATTATCAACTTTCAAATACACATAATTTTACAAAGATCCACTGGTCCAAAAAGTCATCTGTAGTAGTAATTAATATAATCCTTCCAATTTGAATTTGAAAATACAACTTGGATTTGAAAtagaagttgaagttttgtgcaGATTTCATGAACAAACGCTGATTTGAAATTGGGATCCCAAATTCTATGGCCAAACGTCTGCTTAGTTTAACTTTGCGTGTTTGATATTTCTCATTTTTCATCTTGCTTCCTGAGTTAACATTTCCCTCTTCTCTATTATAGTACTCTTGCTGCTGCCTTGTGCCTTTTAGTTTTGAAAATGTTTCTAGCAATGTAATTTCTTGTGAGAGTGGATCTTAAACTTTTATGATGTCTAGTTTCACCTGTAAAGTCATAGGAATTATTGGTAAGTGCTGCAATGAATTGCTGATGTGCTCTTGACTGGTGGTCCTGAACTCCTCTAAAGGAATTGGAAACCTATTGTAAATTTTTGTATGGTCGGAAATGTTGATTAATCTCATTTAACACGTTTTAAAAGCACTGTTTTTCTTAGAATCTTGAAGAGAATTTTCTCGTGCATTAAAATTTACTCATTTCCTCACAGATTTAATTTTTATGCACTAACATTATAATTAATTTTACAATGCACATGTAATTTAACTAGATGTAGCATATCTTTGACCATATTTTCCTGGTTGCAATGCTGTGTTTGATACAAACAGTTAATTGTAATTACTTTTAAGCCACCTGATTGTGTAAATGATGTTTAAAACATATAAAAGTTAACCTCTTTCCTTCTTGTACAATGAGTATTCCTATCTTCATAGCCATTTTACTTTGTTATAGTCCAAAGTGGATTTTCATTTGTTTTTCATTGCAGGGATGCTATTGTTTCATGGATAAAAAAGAAGACCGGGCCTGTTCTATCCAATATAACGACTGTAGAGGAGGCAGAACGTATATTGAAAGATGAGAAGAAAGTAGTGTTGGGTTATTTGAATGATTTGGTGGTAAGTCCTCTATCCAGGCTAACTGTTTTCTTTTCATAATTGGCTATCATTGGACTTGAATTCAATTCGGATTAGGGTGATTAATTAGTATTACTTCTCTTCGCTCAAGCTAAAGTGGCTTTAGCTTTTGTCAATGGAACAAAATTATGTTACTATGAATCATCAGTTTCTTATAGATGGCGAGAGAAGTAGCTCTAGCTTGCTAACTAACTGCAGAATTGATTGAATTTCCCGACTTTAGGTTTTATTGGAGTAATTTTCTGATATCTTATCAGTCAACTGCTATATATTCTTTCTATTAGATGTACCACCGGTAATGAAGGTGGATATGACTTTCTTAAATTTGTTTTGTTGGGAATTCAAAACAAGGCTAAAAGGACAAAAAGAAGATATATCCCATCGAGTAAAAAGAATATATATGGAAGCCAAATTTAGTGACTTTTGGCATGTAATACGGTGATATACAAAGTTGGGATGCCAGTTGCAATTATATGAGTGATACTGTGATAATGCGAGTGAAGAATATGGTTATCActttctttatattatttgatggGGAATAACATAGCGAGAGAGAAGAATATGGCTGTTGAGTTCTGTTTTTCCAGAATGTGTAGCATTATAATTTTGCTTAAAATCATTTTACATTTTTGCAGGGTGATATAAGTGAAGAGCTTGCTGGCGCTGCTGCACTAGAAGATGATGTCAACTTCTATCAGACTGCCAGTCCAGATGTGGCAAAACTCTTCCATATTGATTCTCAAGCCAAACGTCCAGCTCTTGTCATAATTAAGAAGGAAGCCGAGAATATCAACCACTTTGGTTAGTTTGGTTAATGCAATTATATATGCATTAACCATTTCATTAGACAAGTATTTACCAATGTCATGCTTTCTTACAGGTGGTGAGTTCACCAAGTCAGCAATAGCTGAGTTTGTTTTTGAGAACAAACTTCCTCTTGTCACCAATTTTACACGGG from Lycium barbarum isolate Lr01 chromosome 10, ASM1917538v2, whole genome shotgun sequence includes:
- the LOC132614037 gene encoding protein disulfide isomerase-like 1-4 — translated: MAMKKYVILSIFLLNLIFFRTALSLDSEEEDLSFLEEEDHSATHSDFDQHEHDYENYQDLEDDESSDHGYDDNSYEPPAVDEKDVAVLKEGNFSDFVAKNKYVMVEFYAPWCGHCQALAPEYAAAATELKEENVMLAKVDATEEAEVAQKYDVQGYPTVFFFIDGVHKPYNGERNKDAIVSWIKKKTGPVLSNITTVEEAERILKDEKKVVLGYLNDLVGDISEELAGAAALEDDVNFYQTASPDVAKLFHIDSQAKRPALVIIKKEAENINHFGGEFTKSAIAEFVFENKLPLVTNFTRESASEIFENPIKKQLILFATSKDSDKFLPIFQEAVKAFKGKLICVFVEIDNEDVGKPVSEYFGVSGDAPRVLAYTGNEDSRKFILEGEITLDAIKSFGEKFLEDNLKPFYKSDPIPETNEGDVKIVVGNNFDEIVLDESKDVLLEIYAPWCGHCQSLEPIYNKLGKHLRGVDSLVIAKMDGTTNEHPRAKADGFPTLLFFPAGNKSFDPITVDTDRTVVAFYKFLKKHASTPFKIQKPASTQKTTESDAKDEL